A window of Babesia microti strain RI chromosome III, complete genome contains these coding sequences:
- a CDS encoding DNA mismatch repair protein MSH2 (overlaps_old_locusTagID:BBM_III00250) codes for MCGVDTKHFDHTDSSFFDIHAVITESDYSNENINLHTSEKQNVNYKHVQQDYNRSCIISVAIQFKSKCHYSMGLCICDTLNFRFQIAEALDNEHFTVLESVILQVNPESCLISVSSDIITFKRIDQILTTCNVKKVYQDNLMGQWNIFERSFSRLLVSQGMLASLCKEFDSYLIQMSVYKLVTHLNLTMSPFYNNKFSLSAYYIEDYMCLDKASFSALNIFNKNGPSLYNLLNNCRTLIGSRRLYRWISQPLTSIKEISQRHDVVESFANDPCCCRLIQAQFLRKVPDLDSIIVKMKLMDSDEIIVRKNSSQLLSFEDVYRLYECIGATEHLLNCILVNYIGDHKEVIESYFTNPLIEIVGRFKQYQLLVEQTVDFTQAAMGNYVLNPMLHPDLHDIEVKRKCAYDHIVYLKNKMIKELFPEQIKANICNDKHTDDIIKLINCNDYIYLFRVKKKDYPIIQSKMEKSGIEQVKHNKTEFLFTTEALRNLCKDVSKLTNQHDMIQKEISIKALKVASSYWILVERFSGIISKLDILLGFATLVTTSVGRYVRPNMVSGGIIDLVQSRHPLVEINIDHGSFVSNDIRIDRDRRVHIITGPNMGGKSTLIRQIGLICCMAQIGSFVPCNRATLSVFKKVLCRVGASDIQQRGLSTFMAEMVEASAILKVADRDSLVIIDELGRGTSTFEGFGIAWGILDHLIKNEAFVLCATHFHELSNLSNKKKCVINKNMGVTNMSNTTTIITFTYNVCEGSSNLSYGINIAEMVKMPQEVVDNARIKLAMLEGGTNILNEGFKTQDFSAFCGFISHVSIFNTLK; via the exons ATGTGTGGAGTTGATACCAAACATTTTGACCATACAGATTCTTCCTTTTTTGATATACATGCAGTAATTACTGAAAGTGACTATtctaatgaaaatataaatttacacacATCTGAAAAacaaaatgtaaattataaacatgTGCAACAAGATTACAACAGATCATGTATAATATCAGTGGCCATCCAATTCAAGTCAAAATGTCACTATTCTATGGGATTATGCATTTGTGACACCCTAAATTTCAGGTTTCAAATTGCAGAAGCATTAGATAATGAGCATTTCACAGTTCTAGAATCTGTAATACTGCAGGTCAATCCTGAATCATGTTTAATATCTGTTTCAAGTGACATAATAACATTTAAACGCATAGATCAAATACTCACAACTTGTAACGTAAAGAAGGTGTATCAAGATAATTTGATGGGACAATGGAATATTTTTG AAAGAAGTTTCAGTCGTTTATTAGTTTCACAAGGAATGCTGGCGAGCTTATGTAAGGAATTTGATAGTTATTTAATTCAAATGAGTGTATACAAGCTGGTTACCCATCTAAACCTAACAATGTCACCGTTTTACAACAACAAATTCAGTCTTTCAGCATACTACATAGAAGATTATATGTGTTTAGATAAAGCTTCATTTTCTGCtcttaatatttttaataaaa aCGGTCCGAGCCTATACAActtgttaaataattgtagaACACTAATTGGTTCAAGACGCTTATATCGGTGGATTTCGCAACCTCTAACATCTATAAAGGAAATTTCGCAGCGACATGATGTCGTGGAATCATTTGCTAATGATCCGTGTTGTTGCCGTCTAATTCAAGCACAGTTCCTAAGAAAAGTGCCAGACCTTGACTCTATAATTGTTaagatgaaattgatggaTTCTGATGAGATCATTGTTAGGAAAAATTCTAGCCAATTGCTATCATTTGAAGATGTGTATAGATTGTATGAGTGTATTGGAGCAACAgaacatttattaaattgcATACTTGTAAACTATATTGGTGATCATAAAGAGGTCATTGAAAGTTATTTTACAAACCCCTTAATTGAAATCGTTGGTAGATTTAAGcaatatcaattgttaGTTGAACAAACTGTGGATTTCACCCAAGCTGCAATGGGgaattatgtattaaatCCAATGCTCCACCCTGATTTACATGACATTGAAGTTAAAAGGAAATGCGCGTATGATCatatagtttatttaaaaaataaaatgatCAAAGAGTTATTCCCGGAACAAATAAAGGctaatatttgtaatgATAAACATACagatgatattattaaattgataaattgcaatgattatatatatctatttaGGGTGAAGAAAAAGGATTATCCGATAATTCAAAGTAAAATGGAGAAGAGTGGTATTGAACAAGTTAAGCATAATAAAACAGAATTTCTATTTACAACAGAAGCCCTACGGAATTTGTGCAAAGATGTTTCAAAACTAACCAACCAACATGATATGATACAGAAGGAAATTTCTATTAAAGCACTAAAAGTGGCATCGTCTTACTGGATATTAGTAGAGAGATTTAGTGGCATAATTTCCAAGctagatatattattggGGTTTGCAACATTAGTAACAACCTCAGTTGGCAGATATGTTCGTCCTAATATGGTTTCCGGTGGAATCATAGATCTGGTGCAATCAAGGCATCCATTAgtagaaattaatatagatCATGGATCATTTGTTTCAAACGACATTAGGATTGACAGGGATAGAAGAGTTCATATTATTACTGGGCCCAACATGGGAGGGAAATCCACTCTGATTAGACAA ATTGGATTAATTTGTTGTATGGCTCAGATAGGATCATTCGTACCCTGCAATAGAGCCACCTTATCTGTGTTCAAAAAGGTACTATGTCGAGTAGGGGCATCTGATATTCAACAGAG GGGATTGTCAACATTCATGGCAGAAATGGTGGAAGCATCTGCGATCCTAAAGGTGGCAGATAGAGATTCTTTGGttattattgatgaattggGTAGAGGTACTTCTACCTTTGAG gGGTTCGGCATTGCATGGGGGATTCTAGATCATTTGATCAAAAATGAAGCATTTGTTCTATGTGCAACTCATTTCCATGAATTAAGTAATCTTTCTAACA AAAAGAAATGTGtaataaacaaaaatatgGGCGTTACCAATATGTCAAACACAACCACAATCATCACCTTCACATACAATGTTTGTGAGGgttcatcaaatttatcatatgGGATTAATATCGCAGAGATGGTTAAAATGCCACAGGAG GTTGTTGACAACGCAAGAATTAAATTGGCAATGCTGGAAGGCGGCACTAATATCTTAAATGAAGGCTTTAAAACTCAAGATTTTTCCGCTTTCTGTGGGTTTATATCACatgtttcaatttttaatactTTAAAATGA
- a CDS encoding hypothetical protein (overlaps_old_locusTagID:BBM_III00270), with product MGENGSNDNNKNVSLFDHIDILHVHQLATRITIPILCIYLLNGVLRYDQFSDSYKDDCYAEVVFRFRISTLFLIFLGYFTPYLTTHVFSGGVELSYLSLITLIITTFHWLDGAGLKLEHFYVTFALVLIVFHPYLYGPISLGHIHDSLYIQCAVVTLLTSTAVLFSSLTLLTDRLDFFWKVPIPFYIINYLTMMLSSLTNLLPITRPAIRCN from the coding sequence ATGGGTGAAAATGGAAGTAACGATAATAACAAAAACGTATCATTGTTCGAccatattgatattttgcatGTACATCAACTAGCTACGAGAATCACAATTCCGATcctttgtatatatttgttaaatgGAGTGCTGCGGTACGACCAATTTAGCGACTCTTACAAGGATGATTGCTACGCCGAAGTGGTGTTCAGATTCCGAATCAGTACTCTATTTTTGATCTTTTTGGGATACTTCACGCCATATCTCACCACGCATGTCTTTAGTGGCGGTGTAGAGTTGAGCTATCTGTCACTTATTACGCTTATAATAACGACATTTCATTGGCTTGACGGGGCGGGACTGAAATTAGAACATTTTTATGTCACATTTGCATTGGTACTAATTGTATTTCATCCCTACTTATATGGACCAATTTCCCTGGGGCACATCCATGACAGTCTATACATCCAGTGTGCTGTTGTCACCCTGCTTACGTCCACTGCAGTTTTATTCTCATCATTAACACTACTCACAGATAGGTTGGATTTTTTTTGGAAGGTCCCTATCCCATTCTATATCATCAACTACCTAACAATGATGTTGTCATCATTGACTAATTTGTTGCCCATCACCCGTCCTGCCATCCGGTGCAACTGA
- a CDS encoding hypothetical protein (overlaps_old_locusTagID:BBM_III00260) gives MSFLKSILGSCPLAYFMFSVISAIGGAFIPLLVSLHTLLSDHFEVGHLPQTAYLTAIVAGTLVSSIICVISAEKYRDYICFLAITMVPPAYAFSLYSILINKTCYITYIVSIGIGGMLFGVISTTVISSASSINPISTTAYVFGIQLANLVCSIVYHYISYNPEDYDDSKRSEILFKMHSFPVLFGLVFSIIFIIYVKSSVIADVKDKNGRVDDGSNSNSLFDVIKDMMNTYVASGLVAFSILIESIFIPSIIPYELKLPEDEILSTIILNAFYAALGALISGIVPLSDKSFAFKFILWPINLLRIPALLIAAQTNFFEVTPLYISSAITFSGMLHGYSVGSSFACISGTTKGNKSQAYEFNTFIYIFFMAIGNACSTIYVQLSK, from the coding sequence ATGTCTTTtctaaaatcaattttggGCTCCTGCCCACTAGCCTATTTTATGTTTTCTGTGATATCGGCGATAGGGGGCGCATTTATTCCCTTGTTGGTGTCATTGCATACGCTACTTTCTGATCACTTTGAAGTGGGACATTTACCACAGACGGCATACCTGACTGCGATAGTAGCGGGAACACTTGTTTCCTCCATTATTTGCGTTATAAGTGCCGAGAAATATCGGGATTACATCTGTTTTTTGGCCATTACCATGGTACCACCCGCTTACGCCTTCTCACTCTATTCCATATTAATTAACAAAACATGttatatcacatatattgtATCCATTGGCATTGGGGGAATGCTTTTCGGGGTAATTTCCACTACGGTCATTTCTTCAGCCTCCTCAATTAATCCGATTAGCACAACTGCTTACGTTTTCGGCATCCAACTAGCCAACCTTGTTTGTTCTATAGTATACCATTACATCTCATACAATCCTGAGGATTATGATGATTCAAAACGCTCGGAAATTCTGTTCAAGATGCACTCGTTTCCCGTGCTTTTTGGATTGGTTTTttctataatttttataatatacgTCAAATCTTCGGTTATTGCTGATGTAAAAGATAAAAATGGCAGAGTAGATGACGGGTCCAATTCTAACTCACTTTTTGATGTTATAAAGGACATGATGAACACTTACGTTGCATCTGGACTGGTAGCCTTCTCGATCCTGATTGAATCTATCTTCATCCCAAGCATAATCCCATATGAACTAAAACTTCCGGAAGATGAAATCCTCTCAACcatcattttaaatgcCTTCTACGCGGCGTTAGGTGCATTGATTAGTGGAATCGTCCCCCTTTCTGACAAAAGTTTTgctttcaaatttatcttATGGCCCATTAATTTGTTGCGTATTCCAGCATTGTTAATTGCGGCACAAACGAACTTTTTTGAAGTCACCCCATTGTACATATCATCCGCTATAACCTTTAGCGGGATGCTCCATGGATATTCAGTCGGCAGTTCCTTTGCCTGTATTTCTGGAACTACCAAAGGGAACAAGTCCCAAGCTTACGAATTTAACACCtttatttatatctttTTCATGGCTATCGGGAATGCTTGTTCCACTATCTACGTTCAACtttcaaaataa
- a CDS encoding protein phosphatase 2 (formerly 2A), catalytic subunit (overlaps_old_locusTagID:BBM_III00265) yields MESSITNIASSILSLDKSISTLLDGKFLSECAVQELCNAAKSILLQESNVHLVRTPVTVVGDIHGQFYDLKELFNIAGSSPETNYLFLGDYVDRGYYSVESVSLIVALKVRYSDRVCIIRGNHECRQITQVYGFYDECLRKYGNSNVWRYFTDMFDYLPLSAIIEDRIFCPHAGLSPSIDTLDHVRKLNRIQEIPHEGPMCDLLWSDPEERTGWGLSPRGAGFTFGYDISNAFNHTNGLQVIVRAHQLVMEGYSWSQDCNVLTLFSAPNYCYRCGNKAAIMDVDESFGFQFTQFDPSLERGSLNITKKIPDYFL; encoded by the exons ATGGAATCCAGCATAACAAATATCGCATCATCAATCCTCTCTCTAGacaaatcaatttcaacaCTTTTGGACGGCAAATTCCTTTCAGAGTGTGCAGTTCAGGAGCTTTGTAATGCGGCTAAATCGATATTGTTGCAAGAAAGTAACGTCCATTTAGTTCGCACCCCAGTTACCGTGGTTGGTGACATTCATGGCCAATTCTACGACTTAAAGGAACTGTTTAATATTGCAGGAT CCTCGCCGGAgactaattatttatttctgGGAGATTATGTGGATAGGGGATATTATTCTGTTGAATCTGTTTCTCTTATTGTAGCATTAAAAGTTCGTTATAGTGACAGGG TTTGTATAATACGGGGAAATCATGAATGTAGACAAATCACCCAAGTGTATGGTTTCTACGATGAATGTTTGCGTAAATATGGCAATTCAAATGTATGGAGATACTTTACTGATATGtttgattatttaccaTTGAGTGCCATAATTGAGGATCGCATTTTTTGTCCACATGCAGGGCTGAGCCCCAGCATTGATACTTTGGATCATGTAAGAAAACTTAATCG TATTCAAGAGATTCCACATGAGGGTCCTATGTGCGATTTGCTTTGGTCAGATCCGGAAGAGCGTACTGGCTGGGGGCTAAGCCCTCGAGGTGCTGGTTTCACTTTTGGTTATGATATATCCAACGCCTTTAACCACACAAACGGATTGCAAGTTATTGTACGTGCTCACCAGCTTGTAATGGAGGGGTATAGTTGGTCTCAGGATTGCAATGTATTAACCCTGTTTTCAGCCCCAAATTATTGCTATAGGTGTGGGAATAAGGCGGCGATTATGGATGTGGACGAATCTTTTGGCTTTCAATTCACTCAGTTTGATCCTTCGCTGGAGAGAGGATCGCTCAATATTACTAAGAAAATTCCCGactattttttataa
- a CDS encoding BMN2 family (overlaps_old_locusTagID:BBM_III00255), protein MNPNDNISHSGHLDVTTYTDNSSPEHNLYENFGDKKTFSIPSSSSSPYMRTQYNMIQYNIDDELKTELNYPNVICSIRFDENTLNFDRSMLPNVHVTSVKLFTLCNQPLLFSFSTNDCRIYCYLFDKEKNKWINYGRKSNLGGDDKFIEDENGVSYCYSDGINFKIYLDKVSSSISIPIDPTTKPSNMDIEVTLLSPNLPSNDANGVDEVDSNLTIYIFPSNFNYTPKRKYAIFSFSIDQYIDSLKYPSSIDFMQFNGKTIKFDNKNLKLHPSPLKDINLFVCTSNHPFLLMFMTQNQRIYYYTLDENTKLWLNCALKYQDEAIAPRTDRAGNIYYTILAPSLINNVNEIIQEKCSGCYQGEYKIPEDPIIQISLNIRENLTQEEESLMQSENLEDELNKQRPNTSNMIKSTLILKPLKTMHSDGTTFTLCLYHTGLFDKFQYPNKINSMIFNDQLIRFDKAVLIHNPLSFIMLYTHLNKYPLIIIMVTVDRRYYYYARDTSSDKWKTYKLKYPSEKAVMIEEDDKTIYYIGALSGIIRDLEETKNMPRKATLKLPGNTSEIEPLKVNMTEFKESLDENSLDRNYKTGDEYNYTTIMLNVDSIGVSDVNENFLVYVYTIDDFIELKYPNKIDSIVFNGNSLVFDNGILYLDPIDEIHLYTSYNLYPLLITIMFDAYYYFYTLDNSTNKWKNYILRRQPSHLEILPAFDFNKNPYYNKFYNDNVELLFELDALLPKDLDRDMQSESIKDEKPHIEINIIEHTRQHSEDLCKRMRNEDTNFTKKSMFAFPSNEEEKYSETGYFYMISFIPPEEHSRFLTSPVKINTIRLEDQIAEFDETAILPFRRTTFIMLYTCFRGHILLIRLDAGIYSYFYALDSNKNKWTNYELKVPKGGEALTDINKVKYYRSKSILFEKELDIISKITCDSTCKSENPNRQSSVLIVNLKVNDDFYDIMHYPIRSLWRLALQFSKYLIFLIYVLIMIAALSACFLYKHFRRV, encoded by the coding sequence ATGAACCCTAACGATAATATATCGCATTCAGGACATCTTGATGTGACTACATATACAGATAATTCATCACCTGAACATAATTTGTATGAGAATTTTGGGGATAAGAAGacattttcaattccaTCTTCATCTTCTTCTCCATATATGAGAACCCAATACAATATgatacaatataatatagatGATGAATTAAAAACAGAACTTAACTATCCAAATGTCATATGCTCTATTAgatttgatgaaaatacattaaattttgatcGTTCAATGTTACCAAATGTGCATGTCACGAGCGTCAAGTTATTTACTCTATGCAATCAACCACTTTTATTTAGTTTTAGTACTAATGATTGTCGcatttattgttatttatttgataaggaaaaaaataaatggaTTAATTATGGTAGAAAATCTAATTTGGGTggtgatgataaatttattgaggATGAGAATGGGGTTTCATATTGTTATTCTGATGGCATTAATTTTAAGATTTATCTTGACAAAGTATCATCTTCAATATCTATTCCAATCGATCCAACTACTAAGCCATCAAATATGGATATCGAAGTTACATTATTGTCCCCAAATTTACCATCTAATGATGCGAATGGAGTCGATGAAGttgattcaaatttaacaatatatatttttccatccaatttcaattatacCCCTAAAAGAAAATACGCCATCTTTTCCTTCTCCATTGATCAATATATCgattcattaaaatatccTAGTAGTATTGATTTTATGCAATTCAATGGTAAGACTATTAAGTTtgacaataaaaatttgaaattacaTCCTAGTCCCTTAAAGGATATAAATCTGTTTGTTTGTACTAGCAATCATCCGTTCTTACTCATGTTTATGACCCAAAATCAGcgtatatattattatacacTGGACGAAAACACCAAATTATGGTTAAATTGTGCGTTAAAATATCAAGATGAGGCGATAGCACCACGAACGGATCGTGCtggtaatatttattatacaatactAGCTCCAAGCCTAATCAACAAtgtaaatgaaataattcaaGAAAAATGCAGTGGATGTTATCAGGGAGAATATAAAATCCCAGAAGATccaattatacaaatttcattaaatatcCGTGAAAATTTAACACAAGAAGAAGAATCTTTAATGCAGTCTGAAAATTTGGAAGATGAACTAAACAAACAAAGACCAAATACATCGAACATGATTAAATCTACACTTATACTTAAACCATTAAAAACAATGCATTCTGATGGGACAACATTTACACTTTGTTTATACCACACTGGattatttgacaaatttcaataccccaataaaataaattccatgatatttaatgatcaattaattagatTTGACAAAGCAGTCTTGATTCACAACCCATTAAGTTTCATAATGCTATATACTCATCTTAATAAGTATCCACTGATTATAATTATGGTGACTGTTGACCGTcgttattattattacgCTCGAGATACTAGCTCGGATAAGTGGAAAActtacaaattaaaatatccaTCAGAAAAAGCAGTGATGATAGAAGAAGATGATAAGactatatattacattGGGGCTTTATCGGGAATAATACGAGATCTTGAAGAAACTAAAAATATGCCTCGTAAAGCCACGCTGAAATTGCCAGGAAACACCTCAGAAATTGAGCCTTTAAAAGTCAATATGACCGAATTTAAAGAATCGTTGGATGAGAATAGTTTAGATAGGAACTATAAGACGGGGGATGagtataattatacaacaatTATGTTGAATGTGGATTCTATCGGCGTTTCTGAtgtaaatgaaaatttcttagtttatgtatatactattgatgattttattgaattGAAATACCCAAATAAGATAGATTCTATAGTGTTTAATGGGAATTCTCTTGTATTTGACAAtggaattttatatttagacCCCATTGATGAAATTCACTTGTATACTTCTTACAATCTATATCCTCTACTAATTACAATAATGTTTGACGCTTATTACTACTTTTATACATTAGACAACAGTACTAATAAATggaaaaattatattttaaggCGACAACCTTCACATTTAGAAATTCTCCCAGCCTTTGATTTCAATAAAAATCCTTATTATAATAAGTTTTATAACGACAATGTTGAGCTTTTGTTTGAGTTAGATGCCTTATTACCTAAAGATTTAGACCGCGATATGCAATCAGAATCTATTAAAGATGAAAAACCACATATAgaaatcaatataatagaaCATACAAGACAGCATAGTGAGGATCTATGTAAAAGGATGCGTAATGAGGATACTAACTTcactaaaaaatcaatgtTTGCATTTCCATCCAATGAAGAAGAGAAGTATAGCGAAACTGGTTACTTTTATATGATCTCCTTTATTCCCCCAGAGGAGCATTCTAGATTTTTGACATCTCCAGTGAAAATTAACACTATTAGACTAGAAGACCAAATAGCCGAATTTGATGAAACTGCCATATTACCTTTTCGGCGGACCACCTTTATTATGTTGTACACATGCTTTCGAGGACATATATTACTAATTCGACTGGATGCGGGTATCTATTCTTATTTTTATGCATTGgattcaaataaaaataaatggaCAAACTATGAATTAAAAGTACCTAAAGGCGGTGAAGCGCTAACTGACATTAATAAAGTAAAATACTACCGgtcaaaatcaattttatttgaaaaagaACTGGACATCATCTCGAAAATTACATGTGATTCAACTTGCAAATCAGAAAACCCAAACCGTCAAAGCAGTGTTTTGATTGTCAACTTAAAAGTGaatgatgatttttatgatataatGCACTACCCCATTCGTTCACTTTGGCGTCTAGCATTACAGTTTTCcaaatatctaatttttttaatctatgtattaattatgaTTGCGGCGCTATCGGCATGTTTCCTATACAAACACTTTCGACGCGTATAG
- a CDS encoding hypothetical protein (overlaps_old_locusTagID:BBM_III00270), translating to MVEVGYSDSDNEVPDSVEFSRQGGLSDKLVKNEVDSLESPRFGITRGQSQDSFTTQCSTPRAHDKHSQLCNHNHHTSVGFGIPECELDDCVDPFDKIMSQNMRFEQLNKFPEVLISDHQQWNSFIHTLPPSFNNITPTTKPLVHQSQPQPHLGQISQLKGEMNQFIPFSASDYPIFTSAIDRNWDSLLNLSTPARTDTNSNNNMFKWWCNDQQFEPHAQSGQIGQHNMNSFNRDNGTTTLKKLKPRNEKNTTDIGVNTDITSIAMDSSENRLKIMTQLNEQYQQRVKHIITQNDDIDGVPNDLVDEEGKEFVAAVREHLIKVHQQMEALMLDNLKFRGKIDKSAAFFDTLYETITVLKEQTNSLVQENSKLAIELKIARQDKAYAVEYCKSSNEALKQTSLEKDKILAEFNNIANSKVVLEKEFKETIYNMQSMKSKLVEWQSKVNNASPQKKSVRFLEHSDFHIAPQSHPISTSSHTTTPTVCKSVQEQLQSYQLNCGN from the exons ATGGTTGAGGTCGGGTATAGTGATTCGGATAATGAAGTACCCGA TTCCGTTGAATTTAGTAGGCAGGGGGGGCTCAGCGATAAGCTTGTAAAGAACGAGGTTGATTCATTGGAGTCCCCTAGGTTTGGTATTACTCGAGGCCAGTCACAAGATTCATTTACTACTCAATGTTCGACGCCTAGAGCTCACGATAAACATTCTCAGTTGTGCAATCATAATCATCATACGTCCGTGGGTTTTGGTATACCCGAATGTGAATTAGATGATTGCGTCGACCCATTCGATAAAATAATGTCGCAGAACATGCGGTTTGAgcaattaaacaaatttcctGAAGTTCTAATTAGTGATCATCAACAGTGGAATAGCTTTATTCATACATTACCTCCgtcatttaataatataactcCTACTACTAAACCATTGGTACATCAGTCACAGCCACAACCGCATCTTGGACAAATTAGTCAATTAAAAGGTGAAATGAATCAATTTATCCCCTTTAGTGCCTCAGATTATCCTATATTCACTAGTGCAATTGATCGAAACTGGGATAGCCTGCTCAATCTATCCACCCCTGCACGAACAGATACcaatagtaataataatatgtttaaatgGTGGTGCAATGATCAACAATTTGAGCCACATGCTCAGAGTGGCCAAATTGGCCAACATAATATGAATAGTTTTAATCGAGACAACGGTACTACCACGCTTAAGAAATTAAAGCCGCGAAATGAAAAAAACACGACCGATATTGGCGTGAACACTGACATCACATCTATTGCCATGGACAGTAGTGAAAATCGCCTGAAAATAATGACCCAGCTAAATGAACAGTATCAACAGCGCGTAAAACACATAATTACacaaaatgatgatatagaTGGAGTTCCAAATGACTTAGTCGATGAGGAAGGAAAGGAATTTGTAGCTGCAGTGAGAGAGCATTTGATTAAAGTGCATCAACAAATGGAAGCCCTAATGTTGgacaatttgaaatttaggggcaaaattgataaatctgCCGCTTTTTTTGATACTTTATATGAAACAATTACCGTGCTTAAGGAACAAACCAACTCTCTAGTACAGGAAAATTCCAAACTGGCTATAGAACTCAAGATCGCAAGACAAGACAAAGCTTATGCTGTTGAGTATTGTAAGAGCTCAAATGAAGCACTAAAGCAGACTAGCTTGGAGAAGGATAAGATATTAGCTGAATTTAACAACATTGCCAACTCAAAGGTAGTTTTAGAAAAGGAATTCAAGGAGACTATTTACAACATGCAGAGCATGAAGAGCAAGCTTGTCGAGTGGCAATCAAAGGTGAATAACGCTTCGCCCCAAAAAAAATCTGTCAGATTTTTAGAGCACTCTGATTTTCACATTGCTCCGCAATCGCACCCCATCTCCACTTCATCGCATACCACAACTCCAACCGTTTGCAAGTCTGTCCAGGAACAGTTACAATCTTACCAACTTAACTGTGGcaattag
- a CDS encoding hypothetical protein (overlaps_old_locusTagID:BBM_III00270), with the protein MGTVKLELSHRVVTKCLAHAIKYSGCQVYGLLLADRSPSANLRFNHVQCLDIFPISHTRLLLPILHIADVLFDTSSDYSNELLFEDDKSPLYFHPYPELEHLNSSDPPISGPKANYFYWDNNTRISANQKSIFRHYSNKFSVESQLESRMFDDTRVVAIYSTGQSVMTFENGNEGIARFKDFTHFSSLPLITIDLATDSLGCMFKAQPGSGIEIVLSDIDKITTNVLEMLETRGYRKMRDLDCHLEVYGPEELI; encoded by the coding sequence ATGGGGACGGTAAAACTTGAGCTAAGTCATCGAGTCGTTACCAAGTGTCTAGCACATGCTATTAAGTATTCCGGGTGCCAGGTGTATGGGTTATTACTGGCTGATAGATCTCCTAGCGCCAACTTACGCTTCAATCATGTACAATGTCTAGACATCTTTCCCATATCTCATACTCGCTTACTATTACCAATATTACACATAGCAGATGTTTTGTTCGACACTTCATCGGATTACTCGAATGAACTTTTGTTTGAGGATGACAAATCGCCTTTGTACTTTCACCCATACCCAGAACTTGAACATTTGAACTCTTCTGATCCTCCCATTAGCGGCCCTAAAGCCAACTATTTCTATTGGGACAACAACACTCGCATCTCAGCTAACCAAAAATCTATTTTCAGACACTATTCGAACAAGTTTTCCGTAGAATCTCAGTTGGAAAGTCGTATGTTTGACGATACGCGGGTCGTAGCCATTTATAGTACTGGGCAGTCAGTGATGACGTTTGAAAACGGAAATGAGGGTATAGCTAGGTTTAAAGATTTTACCCATTTCTCAAGCCTACCCCTAATCACAATAGATCTGGCAACAGATTCACTGGGTTGCATGTTTAAGGCACAGCCAGGGTCTGGCATAGAAATTGTGCTTAGTGacattgataaaataactACCAATGTTTTAGAAATGTTGGAGACTAGGGGGTATCGCAAGATGAGAGATTTGGATTGTCATTTGGAGGTTTATGGTCCGGAGGAGCTCATTTAG